The window ACTTTTGTAAATTTCTTTgttcaaagaaaagaaataaacatctCTTTTTCTTGTCAGTCAGAGAAATTATTGACATGGGTATTTCTGAGAAGAAAACCATGAACATGATTATGTTGTGCCTCTGGCTGGCGACCATCTCCTTAATATGTGGCCAAACTTCTGctaaatttccaaaatttgagCATCCTACAAAAGGTGATGGCACTCTCAAATTTTTGGTTATTGGAGATTGGGGAAGAAAAGGAGAGTACAACCAATCTCAAGTTGCACTTCAGGtttctaattattttccatttccatcTATAATTATTTCACAACATTacaacatgcatgattttgatacGTTCAACAATTACAATACTcaataatttgaattgattttgatgtttGCATGCAGATGGGAAGAATTGGGGAAGAATTAGATTTagattttgtaatttcaactggtgataatttttatgataatgGATTGTATGGGGAGACTGACCCTGCCTTTGTTGAATCTTTTACCAACATCTACACAGCCAAAAGCCTCCAAAAGCCGTGGTATGCAGGTAACTGATTTCCCTTGATcacctaaaaataaacaatttaattaataatagtactaagaTTTACTACTAATTAACTTGTGAAATATATATGTGCATGCAGTTTTAGGCAACCATGATTATCGAGGTGATGCAGTTGCACAATTGAGCCCCTATCTTCAAAAAATTGATAGTAGATGGCTTTGTTTGAGGTCTTTTGTTGTTAATGcaggtgaaaaaaaataaaattaattgttttatttataatttttcgatTTACTTGATATCTAACGACGGTGTTATTTTAAACAGAAATTGTGGAGTTATTTATGTTGGATACCACTCCTTTTGTGAATGACTATTTCATCAACCCAGAACATATATATGATTGGCGTGGTGTCATCCCTACAAAGGGCTACACTACTTATGCATTGAAGGTATCTATTGTAACatcttattttatagtacttatatatatatatatatatatatatatatatatatatatatatatatttttattttaataataataataataataatgatatagGATCTTGAAAGAGCATTGAAGGAATCAAGGGCAAAATGGAAAATAGTGGTGGGGCATCATGCTATCAGAAGTGTGGGCCACCACGGTGACACTGCTGAGCTTGtaaatcttcttcttcctgttCTTCGGGTACAACTTctacttcattatatttttgagatttgtTGATAGCATATCAGTAGTaaaaacatatactactactttttaaaTGGAAACTGCAGGCCAATGGCGTTGATCTATACGTGAATGGTCATGACCATTGTCTCGAACATATTAGCGACGACAAAAGGTAtgacaacaaatttaatttgttgcaagtatattaataaatgtcatatttctaaacaaatttgtatatatttcaGCCCTATTCAGTTTTTGACGAGTGGGGCCGGGTCCAAGGCTTGGAGGGGAGATGTTAAAAATCTTAGTCATGAGAACCTAAAATTCTTCTACGATGGACAAGGATTCATGTCACTTCAATTCACAGATAGTGATATGGAAATTACATTTTACGATGTGTATGGTGAGGTTTTGCACAGGTGGACTACCTCAAACCAGCTTCTTTCTGATATGTAATTTATAAAGTTAATTTATATAAGTAGTCAGATTATGTTTGTATGTAGAGATTTATTTGATTGttattctttaaaaaagaacaaatataGTGGGTTGTAACCGCGTATAGCATGAGAATGTGCTTTGTATACTTATGTTGATAAAGTTTATAAGATGAAGTTCTTTTTGGGAAAGCATGGTGTTAATGAATTGTAAGTTGGAGTTTTACCCGACTgggaaacaaaattaaacaatacaGGATGATcattgcatatttattgggcCAATGTTTCATGTTTGTCACTTGAatgtggaatatgagattaaTCAAGTGTATGCTTATTAATCctacatttaaaaatgagCATATACTAACCATATATCGTCTTCCGGGGGGAAAAggtcttttcttttttacttttttgttaCTTCATCTTCGTTGCCTCTCTATATCTCACAGCCaattccctttttttttctgtcaATAGTGTTGGTATTTTTATGTAGATAGTGTTGATTGACAGAGAACATAGTGTTTGagttataaaatatgtaatttaataatataacatCGTTTTGAGCATCGCGTCGATTTATATATGGATGtaacaattgagaaaatttgaaatttcgtAGTGGTTGTTGACGTTGGTGGATGGCACCAACGGCAACAACAACCTTAGAAAGATGAAGACAGATGGGTTGATGGAGAAATTTTTAAAGTGAGAAAAAGATAACAAGAATACTATAAGAAAattcttttattgttttgtatacataagatttttcattttttcgtCGGCCACATCTACAACGAATTTCCTGAATAAAGTGTCGTGAGATAATCTCGAAAAATATTAAAGGTCatgatactaataattttctaGCAATTTACCCATTTAAGATGCTAGACGAATAATGTAGGAAGATTTTTCTTGGAatgatttccattttcttGGAACACCATCACTgctatttcaaaaaatgaaggTTCAGCCGTACATCTCAACGAAATTGCCCAATTATGCatgataaataatgaattgcagtttattaatgaaaaaacgCCACATTTACACCTTCACAATTTCAACAACTCTTAGCTAGTCAGAAACATTAGTATAAGATGAGCTCATGTAGAGGTGCTACATTCTCCAGTCATCCTAACCTTGCTATTTGGTCCCCAGGTCGCCCTTCGCGTCTGATATTCCTTCTCGTTCTCATCAATTCTAACAGTCAGCTAAAAGGCTCCGAAAAATGTGGCGATCCCAAAAACAATGAATAGAACTCCACCAACGTATCCCACCTGATTGTAACACAGACCTAAGATTCAGAATTGTATGGACTCAACGTTTTGTTATTAATAGGATGGTTTTGATAGGTTTACCAGCTTCTCAGAAATGTATTTTGCAAGCAACGCGCCTCCAAGTATCGCAAGAGATGTCGCTATCAGGTGTCCTACGATGGCTCCACTGGCAACTCCCCACGGAGACTAGAGTAATAGTgtacagtaaaaaaaaagttcttaTTTGAAGAATGGGTAGAATTTCTGCAAAACAAGTTAATACCTGAGCTGCACCGAGGGCTATTGTTGCCAGCATTGAGCGGTCTCCCCATTCCTGAAAGGTAGTATTCAAGTGATTCTTTAGGAACATGAGATCTTTTGGCACACATATATTTGAGAAAGAGTACACAGAATCGCGTAACATGGAAAATTGAGCATAATCTCTACTTCTTAACGCTGGTGACAGGCAGTATCAGCTATTACTTTGGCTAAAAATCTATTGTAAGTTTGTAATTTCTCGAGCTGGTTTGCCTCTGTTTATGTTTTCCCATTTCTCATGTAGCTATGAGTAAAACTAGTTTCATTTGAATGAGTAATGTTTAatcatatatagaaaaaaaaaaaaaaaaaaaaaaaaaaaggtatataTAGAGGAAAATACTTACAGCAAAAAACACGAGGCTGAATGATTTCCAGATAACTTCCAGGGGATTTGATAATCGTTTTGAGGCCTGccattgcataaaattttgaaaatcttaAATAAGCTCAGAAAGATGCCGTAATGAAAATGGTCAAGATGAATCCAGACAATAGTTATAAGCAATTATGCGATCATAAGTATCTTCATAGGAATACTAATGACAAATTAACCTTTTCCTTCACAAGCTCTTCAGCTTCAGTAAATTCATCAGATTCCTGATTACTCAACTCCCCGGTTTTAGCTTCTGCAGAAGGAAGGTCCCATGCATCTTTAATTGCTTTAAGACCAAAGAACACCAAAAGGGTTACGGCAGCATACTCTCCAATCGGCAAAGCTGTTCCAAGATTAGCAGATTCTCAGAATCCTCATGTAGCAGAAAAGATATAGTTGTAGCTATCAAATGCCCACCATGTCTATTTACAATGAAGTGTTGTACATTTCGATTTTCTGGGTTTAAGATATttacacacacgcacacagacaatgaaaaaaattacatcATGAATCAATTATTGTTTTACAAGAAATTACTCACCTATTTTGGTCTCTGCTTTTTATTGCGTGAAAATCTTGTCAATTTTTTCAGATAACATTATTTCGTATATGACATGTATGCCTAGACTAAAATGACTAAATAACTACTTCTTACTTGTCTGAAATTGAGCAGGCACTGAGTGAAATATCCGGCCAATTACGACGGATAGGACAGTCATAAGCGCTAGTGCACCCACTGATCCAAGAAGGACCTAGTCACGATTATGAAGAGTAAGTGTGCCATCATACCTTCCCATCACAGAAACAACACCTTTTATTTCAGCAATATGAAACAGTAAAAGCACTTGAAAGATCAATCACAATTTTCCAAACTATTTAATAACTGGAAACTGACATTTTCCCTTAAGATACTCACTGACCACAACCACCCGAAATTAGTGGTCCACTATCATGATAGCCACTTTGGAAGATTAACTCTCATAATGAGCAGTTTAAGCAATTTTGAACAAACTAGCAAAACGTTATGCATGGTGCacataaaagttaaaaatttaagtaaaaaattcccttatctctggAATTAGAAGAAACCTTGATAGAAGCAAACACATTTTCCACACAGATGTTTAGTGTGCATGCCTGCTTGTGCATGTGCGGGCGAGCGtttttatgtgtgtgtgtgtgtgtgtgagagagagagagagagagagagttaccAGCAGTTTGTCATATTGCATGGCCAAGAGAGCAGCAATGAAGAAAGTCTGTCAAATgaaagcaaaataactaaaCAAAATCTGAGCAAAGTCAACCTTGactataatataaatgatcatATCAACATGCTAGCACAatttcaaaaaggaaagttaATCAAAGCAAAAACATATACATAAACCTTTACTAGAATTAATTTACTTAAGAATAAATTGAAGAACATTTTAAAGGACACCCCACACAAAATACTCATAAAACCAATTGTAGTAGGCATCCACAGACCAAAGCCAGGATTTTGTCACTTTGTCACCggggaggggggggggggcaATCCACTATTAAAACAGATTAATTGGTGGGATGTGTAAGTAATATTGAAAGCAACTTAATTGTTcgaatttgtaaaatatagtagtaattttttttaataataataataattgtaatataGAAAGTAGCTTAATTGTTATATTGTGATGGAAGTAATATTGAAAGTAGCTTAACTGGTGGGATGTGtaaagtataaattttttgaataattaattgtattaatacaaattttatgaataatagtagtaattataagAAGAAAATCATACTTTCAAGTTTTAGTTTCTTGCGTGGGTGTGTGAGAGAAGAATATGACAAACAAATGTATGTGTCGAAATTAGAAAGCTATGGAGAAAAGAAATCATTTTGCTACAATACAAGGTGTATgtgttaaaaaaagaaagctATGGAAAAAAGGAAAGCATTTTGCTGCACTACTTTgttaaaaaagaatgaaacaaacacggtattaattaataaattaaagagcaACGGAGGTCAAGCGCAATCGAACAAGTGAGTTGCAGGATGCGAGTCCTAAGTTGAAACCAGCTGCGctactaacattttatgtATTCTGAACATGCATATACTATACTGGGCCTATTACAAATTGCTGAAGGGCCAATGGGGCCCCCCCAGTGTAGCTTCGTCACTGGGCAACCAGGTTAAGACTAAAAGAACACAGAGACACTAGGCCACTTGTGCATACGGTGCAAAACTACTGCATAGATACATAAGGAGGCATTTGAGTGATAGGTTAGATTGACAAAAGCAATCCAAGTTAATcctgttttttttatggattgATTACTTTTTGAGTTTGTTTTACCATCTTATCCTTCAAATAGTCAATCCTATGTTTTATCAATCTGTTCTATAACTCAAAGTAAATGCTCCCTAAATGATTTAGCATTTGGCTTCAAAGTCTAGGACACAGCAAAACATTCTTTGTACAATAGAGACATGTATACATATCTGCGTCTGTGTGCCAGATGGTGTATGTCTCCATGTGCAAATAGTATACCTTGTCTCCAATCTCAGAAACAAATATCAACGAGAATGCTGCGGTGAAGCCCGACTTTGCTAGTGCTGGTAAG is drawn from Salvia hispanica cultivar TCC Black 2014 chromosome 6, UniMelb_Shisp_WGS_1.0, whole genome shotgun sequence and contains these coding sequences:
- the LOC125197288 gene encoding protein PAM71-homolog, chloroplastic isoform X2 codes for the protein MQVLAFQTPQILSSTTYKNARPLSGSITTLPFSPLVPRKITRSSPSSLQCREAQKDAAGSRLIRSHALNVGAGSGSYDESEGNDSQSSLAKQHTETSSNIEKSPDRIPYLFPIAVVLCSCTLAFLLILFKKGPTSILPALAKSGFTAAFSLIFVSEIGDKTFFIAALLAMQYDKLLVLLGSVGALALMTVLSVVIGRIFHSVPAQFQTTLPIGEYAAVTLLVFFGLKAIKDAWDLPSAEAKTGELSNQESDEFTEAEELVKEKASKRLSNPLEVIWKSFSLVFFAEWGDRSMLATIALGAAQSPWGVASGAIVGHLIATSLAILGGALLAKYISEKLVGYVGGVLFIVFGIATFFGAF
- the LOC125196750 gene encoding purple acid phosphatase 17-like; the encoded protein is MGISEKKTMNMIMLCLWLATISLICGQTSAKFPKFEHPTKGDGTLKFLVIGDWGRKGEYNQSQVALQMGRIGEELDLDFVISTGDNFYDNGLYGETDPAFVESFTNIYTAKSLQKPWYAVLGNHDYRGDAVAQLSPYLQKIDSRWLCLRSFVVNAEIVELFMLDTTPFVNDYFINPEHIYDWRGVIPTKGYTTYALKDLERALKESRAKWKIVVGHHAIRSVGHHGDTAELVNLLLPVLRANGVDLYVNGHDHCLEHISDDKSPIQFLTSGAGSKAWRGDVKNLSHENLKFFYDGQGFMSLQFTDSDMEITFYDVYGEVLHRWTTSNQLLSDM
- the LOC125197288 gene encoding protein PAM71-homolog, chloroplastic isoform X1; amino-acid sequence: MQVLAFQTPQILSSTTYKNARPLSGSITTLPFSPLVPRKITRSSPSSCNGVTSSFTVQCREAQKDAAGSRLIRSHALNVGAGSGSYDESEGNDSQSSLAKQHTETSSNIEKSPDRIPYLFPIAVVLCSCTLAFLLILFKKGPTSILPALAKSGFTAAFSLIFVSEIGDKTFFIAALLAMQYDKLLVLLGSVGALALMTVLSVVIGRIFHSVPAQFQTTLPIGEYAAVTLLVFFGLKAIKDAWDLPSAEAKTGELSNQESDEFTEAEELVKEKASKRLSNPLEVIWKSFSLVFFAEWGDRSMLATIALGAAQSPWGVASGAIVGHLIATSLAILGGALLAKYISEKLVGYVGGVLFIVFGIATFFGAF